One genomic segment of Streptomyces sp. NBC_00239 includes these proteins:
- a CDS encoding HpcH/HpaI aldolase/citrate lyase family protein yields the protein MTTPVHPVNRLRPRRSCLAVPGSNPRFLEKAQGLPADQVFLDLEDACAPLAKEGARHTIVDALNNGDWTGKTRVVRVNDWTTHWTYRDVITVVEGAGQNLDCIMLPKVQDAQQVVALDLLLTQIEKTMGFEVGKIGIEAQIENAKGLVNVDEIAAASPRLETIIFGPADFMASINMKSLVVGMQPPGYGADAYHYILMRILMAARMHNLQAIDGPFLQIRDVDAYREVAGRAAALGFDGKWVLHPGQVDAANEVFSPSQEDYDHAELILDAYDWCTSEAGGKKGSAMLGDEMIDEASRKMALVIAGKGRAAGMQRTSKFEIPEA from the coding sequence ATGACCACGCCAGTCCACCCGGTGAACCGCCTTCGCCCGCGTCGCTCCTGCCTCGCGGTGCCGGGCTCGAACCCGCGGTTCCTGGAGAAGGCCCAGGGGCTGCCGGCCGACCAGGTCTTCCTCGACCTGGAGGACGCCTGCGCGCCGCTCGCCAAGGAAGGCGCCCGCCACACCATCGTGGACGCGCTGAACAACGGCGACTGGACGGGCAAGACCCGGGTCGTGCGCGTCAACGACTGGACCACCCACTGGACGTACCGCGACGTGATCACGGTCGTCGAGGGCGCCGGCCAGAACCTCGACTGCATCATGCTGCCGAAGGTCCAGGACGCCCAGCAGGTGGTGGCGCTCGACCTGCTCCTGACGCAGATCGAGAAGACCATGGGCTTCGAGGTCGGCAAGATCGGCATCGAGGCGCAGATCGAGAACGCCAAGGGCCTGGTCAACGTCGACGAGATCGCCGCCGCCTCGCCCCGGCTGGAGACCATCATCTTCGGCCCGGCCGACTTCATGGCCTCGATCAACATGAAGTCGCTGGTCGTGGGCATGCAGCCGCCCGGCTACGGCGCGGATGCCTACCACTACATCCTGATGCGGATCCTTATGGCGGCCCGCATGCACAACCTCCAGGCGATCGACGGCCCCTTCCTGCAGATCCGCGACGTGGACGCGTACCGCGAGGTCGCGGGCCGCGCGGCCGCGCTGGGCTTCGACGGCAAGTGGGTGCTGCACCCGGGCCAGGTCGACGCGGCCAACGAGGTCTTCTCGCCCTCCCAGGAGGACTACGACCACGCCGAGCTGATCCTCGACGCGTACGACTGGTGCACCTCGGAGGCCGGCGGCAAGAAGGGCTCCGCGATGCTCGGCGACGAGATGATCGACGAGGCGAGCCGCAAGATGGCGCTGGTGATCGCGGGCAAGGGCCGGGCGGCCGGCATGCAGCGGACCAGCAAGTTCGAGATCCCGGAGGCCTAG
- a CDS encoding MaoC family dehydratase, which produces MQFGRTYEEFEVGAVYKHWPGKTVTEYDDHLFCLLTMNHHPLHMDSNYAENTTDFGKNVVVGNYIYSLLLGMSVPDVSGKAIANLEIESLRHVAPTFHGDTIYGETTVLDKTPSKSKNDRGIVYVETKGYKQDGTLVCVFRRKVMVPTETYIKERGGEQPGRPQLKEQGK; this is translated from the coding sequence ATGCAGTTCGGACGCACTTACGAAGAGTTCGAGGTCGGCGCGGTCTACAAGCACTGGCCCGGGAAGACGGTCACCGAGTACGACGACCACCTCTTCTGTCTGCTGACCATGAACCACCACCCGCTGCACATGGACAGCAACTACGCCGAGAACACCACGGATTTCGGCAAGAACGTTGTCGTCGGCAACTACATCTACTCGCTGTTGCTGGGCATGTCGGTTCCCGACGTCTCCGGGAAGGCCATCGCCAACCTGGAGATCGAGTCCCTGCGGCACGTGGCGCCCACCTTCCACGGCGACACCATCTACGGCGAGACCACGGTCCTCGACAAGACCCCGTCGAAGTCGAAGAACGACCGCGGCATCGTCTACGTGGAGACCAAGGGATACAAGCAGGACGGCACCCTCGTCTGCGTCTTCCGCCGCAAGGTGATGGTCCCGACCGAGACGTACATCAAGGAGCGCGGCGGCGAGCAGCCCGGCCGGCCCCAGCTGAAGGAACAGGGGAAGTAG
- a CDS encoding acyl-CoA dehydrogenase family protein — protein sequence MARLAQTAGLTDVQREILKTVREFVDKEIIPVATELEHRDEYPQQIVDGLKELGLFGLMIPEEYGGLGESLLTYALCVEEIARGWMSVSGIINTHFIVAYMLKQHGTQEQKDHFLPRMALGEVRGAFSMSEPGLGSDVSAITSKAVKDGDEYVLNGQKMWLTNGGSSTLVAVLVRSDEGHPEGTAPHKSMTTFLVEKEPGFGEVRPGLTIPGKIDKMGYKGVDTTELIMDGLRIPANRVLGGTTGRGFYQMMDGVEVGRVNVAARGCGVAQRAFELGVSYAQQRHTFGKAIAEHQAIQFKLAEMATKVEAAHAMMVNAARKKDSGERNDLEAGMAKYLASEYCKEVVEDAFRIHGGYGFSKEYEIERLYREAPMLLIGEGTAEIQKMIIGRRLLEEYKLQG from the coding sequence ATGGCCCGACTCGCCCAGACCGCCGGCCTGACCGACGTCCAGCGGGAGATCCTCAAGACCGTCCGCGAGTTCGTGGACAAGGAGATCATCCCGGTCGCGACCGAGCTGGAGCACCGCGACGAGTACCCGCAGCAGATCGTCGACGGGCTCAAGGAGCTCGGACTGTTCGGCCTGATGATCCCCGAGGAGTACGGCGGCCTCGGCGAGTCGCTCCTCACGTACGCCCTGTGCGTCGAGGAGATCGCCCGCGGCTGGATGTCCGTCTCGGGCATCATCAACACCCACTTCATCGTGGCGTACATGCTCAAGCAGCACGGCACCCAGGAGCAGAAGGACCACTTCCTGCCGCGGATGGCGCTGGGCGAGGTGCGCGGCGCGTTCTCGATGTCGGAGCCGGGCCTGGGCTCGGACGTGTCGGCCATCACGTCGAAGGCGGTGAAGGACGGCGACGAGTACGTCCTCAACGGCCAGAAGATGTGGCTGACGAACGGCGGATCCTCGACGCTGGTCGCCGTTCTGGTGCGCAGTGACGAAGGACACCCCGAGGGCACGGCGCCCCACAAGTCGATGACGACCTTCCTCGTCGAGAAGGAGCCCGGCTTCGGTGAGGTCCGTCCCGGCCTGACCATCCCGGGCAAGATCGACAAGATGGGCTACAAGGGCGTCGACACGACCGAGCTCATCATGGACGGACTGCGCATTCCGGCCAATCGGGTCCTCGGCGGCACCACCGGCCGAGGGTTTTACCAAATGATGGACGGCGTCGAAGTCGGCCGCGTGAACGTGGCGGCCCGTGGCTGCGGCGTCGCTCAGCGTGCGTTCGAACTCGGTGTCTCGTATGCCCAGCAACGTCACACTTTCGGCAAGGCCATCGCCGAGCACCAGGCGATTCAGTTCAAGCTGGCCGAGATGGCTACCAAGGTCGAGGCCGCTCATGCGATGATGGTCAACGCAGCACGCAAAAAGGACTCTGGGGAACGAAACGACCTCGAAGCAGGGATGGCGAAGTACCTCGCCTCCGAATACTGCAAGGAGGTGGTCGAGGACGCCTTCCGCATCCACGGCGGCTACGGTTTCTCGAAGGAGTACGAGATCGAGCGTCTCTACAGGGAGGCGCCGATGCTGCTCATCGGTGAAGGTACCGCCGAGATCCAGAAAATGATCATCGGTCGACGCTTGCTCGAGGAGTACAAACTTCAGGGCTGA
- a CDS encoding phosphatidylserine decarboxylase: protein MPHSQTSAHRDSLSGARLARGASPWLLPTVATAALSLTRARKSGRWAAVAVPTTALAAGMLWFFRDPEREIAQGRVISPADGVVQSIMPWKDGRTRVAIFMSPLNVHVNRAPLAGTVTSVEHIPGGFVPAFNKESENNERVVWHFDTELGDIEMVQIAGAVARRIVPYVPAGTKVEQGERIGLIRFGSRVDIYLPEGVDVAVEVGQATTAGVTRIDRD, encoded by the coding sequence ATGCCCCACAGCCAAACCTCTGCACACCGAGACAGCCTCTCCGGCGCACGCCTCGCACGCGGAGCATCGCCGTGGCTTCTGCCGACCGTCGCCACTGCGGCGCTCAGCCTCACCCGGGCCCGCAAGTCCGGACGCTGGGCCGCAGTGGCCGTGCCCACCACCGCGCTCGCGGCGGGCATGCTGTGGTTCTTCCGCGACCCCGAGCGCGAGATCGCCCAGGGCCGCGTCATCTCCCCGGCCGACGGTGTGGTGCAGAGCATCATGCCGTGGAAGGACGGACGCACCCGGGTCGCGATCTTCATGAGCCCGCTGAACGTCCACGTCAACCGCGCGCCCCTCGCGGGCACGGTGACGTCCGTGGAGCACATCCCCGGTGGGTTCGTCCCGGCGTTCAACAAGGAGAGCGAGAACAACGAGCGCGTTGTCTGGCACTTCGACACCGAGCTCGGAGACATCGAGATGGTGCAGATCGCGGGCGCAGTCGCCCGACGCATCGTCCCGTACGTGCCCGCGGGCACGAAGGTGGAACAGGGCGAACGGATTGGTCTGATCCGCTTCGGCTCGCGCGTGGACATCTACCTGCCGGAGGGTGTCGACGTCGCGGTCGAGGTCGGTCAGGCCACCACGGCGGGGGTGACTCGAATTGACCGTGACTGA
- the pssA gene encoding CDP-diacylglycerol--serine O-phosphatidyltransferase: MTVTDPETHSQPHQADWVPAAEEETDGEEMPLSLRLSIADTLTLGNATCGFMAVYFTTTGILIPHLTGSGESGMARHSAATAVILMLLAAVFDLFDGLVARKLRSSPMGAELDNLSDLISFGLAPAYFVLVYGMVADDAHQKMSALAAIVVLLAVVLRLARFSCVTMKDGVFQGMPSPFGALTVVSIVLLELPFVPTLLAIVGVAWLMVSRVEYPKPRGVLAVAMLSWIVGAMGLLAAWAFDAPGGQMLLQTGCALQIAMAATIPLFATTRRANAFRNNRREARATELR, translated from the coding sequence TTGACCGTGACTGATCCCGAGACTCATTCACAGCCCCACCAGGCGGACTGGGTCCCGGCGGCCGAGGAAGAGACCGACGGCGAGGAGATGCCCCTCTCGCTGCGGCTGTCGATAGCCGACACCCTCACCCTCGGCAACGCGACCTGCGGATTCATGGCGGTGTACTTCACCACCACCGGAATCCTCATCCCGCACCTCACGGGCAGTGGCGAGTCCGGCATGGCGCGTCACAGCGCCGCCACCGCGGTGATACTGATGCTCCTCGCCGCGGTCTTCGACCTCTTCGACGGGCTCGTGGCGCGCAAGCTCCGCAGCTCGCCGATGGGTGCCGAGCTGGACAACCTGTCCGACCTCATCAGCTTCGGTCTGGCGCCCGCCTACTTCGTGCTCGTCTACGGCATGGTCGCCGATGACGCGCACCAGAAGATGTCGGCGCTCGCCGCGATCGTGGTGCTGCTCGCCGTCGTCCTCAGACTCGCAAGATTCAGCTGCGTGACGATGAAGGACGGCGTGTTCCAGGGCATGCCGAGCCCCTTCGGCGCGCTGACGGTCGTCTCGATCGTCCTGCTGGAGCTCCCCTTCGTCCCGACCCTGCTGGCGATCGTCGGCGTGGCCTGGCTGATGGTGAGCCGGGTCGAGTACCCCAAGCCGCGGGGTGTCCTCGCGGTGGCGATGCTCAGCTGGATCGTCGGGGCGATGGGCCTGCTGGCGGCCTGGGCGTTCGACGCGCCGGGCGGCCAGATGCTCCTGCAGACGGGCTGCGCCCTGCAGATCGCGATGGCGGCGACCATCCCGCTGTTCGCGACGACCCGCCGGGCGAACGCCTTCCGCAACAACCGGCGCGAGGCCCGGGCGACCGAGCTGCGCTAG
- a CDS encoding AlkA N-terminal domain-containing protein, producing MHTDTERCVRAVQSKDARFDGWFFTAVVTTRIYCRPSCPAVPPKVENMTFLPSAAACQQAGFRACKRCRPDTSPGSPEWNARADSVARAMRLIRDGVVDREGVPGLATRLGYSARQIERQLNAELGAGPLALARAQRAQTARLLIETSGLPMAEVAFAAGFSSIRTFNDTVREVFALSPSELRTRAARGTAASPQTPGVLSLRLPYRAPLYPDNLFGHLAATAVPGVEEWRDGAYRRTLRLPYGTGVAALAPRAGYIECRLALTDLRDLTIAISRCRWLLDLDADPAAVDEQLATDPLLAPLVARAPGRRVPRTVDAAEFAVRAVLGQQVSTAAARTHAARLVHAHGERVEDPEGGLTHLFPSTPALASLDPAALALPRSRRTTLTTLVGALADGSLPLGIDSDWERARAQLAGLPGFGPWTVEVIAMRALGDPDAFLPSDLGIRRAAQGLGLPHTPAALTARAAAWRPWRAYAVQHLWATDDHPVNHLPS from the coding sequence ATGCACACCGACACCGAGCGGTGCGTTCGCGCCGTGCAGTCGAAAGACGCCCGTTTCGACGGGTGGTTCTTCACCGCGGTCGTGACCACCCGGATCTACTGCCGGCCCAGCTGCCCGGCGGTCCCGCCCAAGGTCGAGAACATGACGTTCCTGCCCAGCGCGGCCGCCTGCCAGCAGGCCGGGTTCCGGGCGTGCAAGCGCTGCCGGCCGGACACCAGTCCCGGCTCTCCCGAGTGGAACGCGCGCGCCGACAGCGTCGCCCGGGCCATGCGGCTGATCCGGGACGGCGTGGTCGACCGGGAGGGCGTGCCCGGGCTCGCCACCCGGCTCGGCTACTCGGCCCGCCAGATCGAACGCCAGCTGAACGCCGAGCTGGGGGCCGGGCCGCTCGCCCTGGCCCGGGCCCAGCGGGCCCAGACCGCGCGGCTGCTGATCGAGACGTCCGGGCTGCCGATGGCGGAGGTCGCCTTCGCCGCCGGGTTCTCCTCGATCCGCACGTTCAACGACACCGTCCGCGAGGTGTTCGCGCTCTCCCCCAGCGAGCTGCGGACCCGGGCCGCGCGCGGGACGGCCGCCTCCCCGCAGACGCCCGGCGTGCTGTCCCTGCGGCTGCCGTACCGGGCGCCGCTGTACCCCGACAATCTGTTCGGGCACCTCGCCGCCACCGCGGTGCCCGGGGTCGAGGAGTGGCGCGACGGCGCCTACCGGCGCACGCTGCGGCTGCCGTACGGCACCGGGGTGGCCGCGCTGGCCCCGCGGGCCGGGTACATCGAGTGCCGGCTGGCCCTGACCGACTTGCGGGACCTGACCATCGCCATCAGCCGCTGCCGCTGGCTGCTCGACCTGGACGCCGACCCGGCGGCCGTGGACGAGCAGCTCGCCACGGACCCGCTGCTGGCCCCGCTGGTGGCCCGGGCCCCCGGCCGCCGAGTGCCCCGTACCGTCGACGCGGCGGAGTTCGCCGTGCGGGCGGTGCTCGGGCAGCAGGTGTCCACCGCCGCGGCCCGCACCCACGCGGCCCGGCTGGTGCATGCCCACGGCGAGCGGGTCGAGGACCCCGAAGGCGGCCTGACGCACCTGTTCCCGTCCACGCCGGCGCTGGCCTCGCTCGACCCGGCGGCCCTCGCGCTGCCGCGCAGCCGCCGCACCACGCTGACCACCCTGGTCGGGGCGCTCGCCGACGGCTCGCTGCCGCTCGGCATCGACAGCGACTGGGAGCGGGCCCGCGCGCAGCTCGCCGGGCTGCCGGGGTTCGGGCCGTGGACCGTCGAGGTGATCGCGATGCGCGCCCTCGGCGACCCGGACGCCTTCCTCCCCTCCGACCTGGGGATACGCCGGGCCGCGCAGGGGCTTGGGCTGCCGCACACCCCGGCCGCGCTGACCGCCCGGGCGGCCGCCTGGCGGCCCTGGCGCGCGTACGCCGTCCAGCACCTGTGGGCGACCGACGACCACCCCGTCAACCACCTGCCCTCGTGA
- a CDS encoding methylated-DNA--[protein]-cysteine S-methyltransferase — MERRHTVIDSPYGPLTLVATEGALSGLYMTGQRHRPAEESFGPRVAAEDEPFPEAVRQLTAYFAGELTDFDLPLRLEGTDFQRSVWDQLVQIPYGETWSYGELAARLGKPNASRAVGLANGKNPVGIIVPCHRVIGASGSMTGYGGGLDRKERLLAFESGRTPAPAAAALF; from the coding sequence ATGGAACGCCGGCACACCGTCATCGACAGCCCCTACGGCCCGCTCACGCTGGTCGCCACCGAGGGAGCCCTCAGCGGTCTCTACATGACCGGCCAGCGGCACCGGCCGGCCGAGGAGTCCTTCGGCCCGCGGGTCGCCGCCGAGGACGAGCCCTTCCCCGAAGCGGTGCGCCAGCTAACCGCCTACTTCGCGGGCGAGCTGACCGACTTCGACCTGCCTCTGCGGCTGGAGGGCACGGACTTCCAGCGCAGCGTCTGGGACCAGCTGGTGCAGATCCCGTACGGCGAGACCTGGTCATACGGGGAGCTGGCGGCGCGGCTGGGCAAGCCGAACGCCTCACGGGCGGTGGGCCTGGCCAACGGGAAGAACCCGGTCGGCATCATCGTGCCCTGCCACCGGGTGATCGGGGCCTCCGGCAGCATGACCGGCTACGGCGGCGGCCTCGACCGCAAGGAACGCCTGCTCGCCTTCGAGAGCGGCCGCACCCCGGCCCCGGCGGCCGCCGCCCTGTTCTGA
- a CDS encoding NUDIX hydrolase translates to MTTTDYATYIASLPRVLAGAAALFRDAGGRVLIVEPNYREGWALPGGTIESDQGESPRQAARRETLEEIGLDLPLGRLLAVDWVLGMDRPRPPVVAYVYDGGVLDEAQLASIELQEDELLSWRTVAPADLADYLPGHLALRIASAHQVLETGSGAVELENGLPVS, encoded by the coding sequence GTGACCACGACTGACTACGCCACGTACATCGCGAGCCTGCCCCGGGTGCTGGCCGGGGCCGCCGCACTCTTCCGCGACGCCGGCGGGCGGGTGCTGATCGTCGAGCCCAACTACCGCGAGGGCTGGGCCCTGCCCGGCGGAACCATCGAGTCCGACCAGGGCGAGTCGCCCCGGCAGGCCGCCCGCCGCGAGACGCTGGAGGAGATCGGCCTGGACCTGCCGCTCGGCCGACTGCTCGCCGTCGACTGGGTCCTCGGCATGGACCGCCCCCGCCCGCCCGTCGTCGCGTACGTCTACGACGGCGGGGTCCTCGACGAGGCCCAGCTGGCGTCGATCGAGCTCCAGGAGGACGAACTCCTCTCCTGGCGCACGGTCGCGCCCGCGGACCTCGCCGACTACCTCCCCGGCCACCTCGCCCTGCGGATCGCATCGGCCCACCAGGTCCTGGAAACCGGCTCCGGCGCCGTCGAACTGGAAAACGGCCTCCCGGTCTCCTGA
- a CDS encoding ADP-ribosylglycohydrolase family protein → MTAPTLHDRILGGWLGRIAGNMLGKPVERGDHWTRARIDSYLRRTGALPLTDYLPPPGALVPPAAPGEFQLRPEWPECVRGAVHGSCRDDDVDWSLLVLRLLETHGPDFSTEQVGEAWLLGMPYLQTYTAERVAYRNLVAGLHPPLTATYDNPYQEWIGALIRADVYGWTSPGDPRRAASLARRDAVLSHTGNGVYAAMWAAATIAAAFTAPGPRQAVEAGLAIVPAGSRFARTVRQVLALHAAGLDWETTLAEVEAATAGLGWIHAVPNAGVLTAGLLYGDGDFTRTIALTVRGGLDTDSNGATAGSVAGVLNGAARIPRQWTDPLADLVRSAVAGFDGASIRELAARTERMAAVPDTPGGV, encoded by the coding sequence ATGACCGCACCGACCCTCCACGACCGGATCCTCGGGGGCTGGCTCGGCCGGATCGCCGGCAACATGCTCGGCAAGCCGGTCGAGCGCGGCGACCACTGGACGCGCGCCCGCATCGACTCCTACCTGCGCCGGACGGGCGCGCTCCCGCTCACGGACTACCTCCCGCCGCCCGGCGCCCTGGTACCGCCCGCCGCGCCCGGCGAGTTCCAGCTCCGCCCGGAGTGGCCGGAGTGCGTGCGCGGCGCCGTCCACGGCAGCTGCCGCGACGACGACGTGGACTGGTCGCTTCTCGTCCTGCGGCTGCTGGAGACCCACGGCCCGGACTTCAGCACCGAACAGGTCGGCGAGGCCTGGCTGCTGGGCATGCCGTACCTCCAGACGTACACCGCCGAACGGGTCGCCTACCGCAACCTCGTGGCCGGCCTGCACCCGCCGCTGACGGCCACCTACGACAACCCGTACCAGGAGTGGATCGGCGCGCTCATCCGCGCCGACGTCTACGGCTGGACCTCGCCCGGCGACCCGCGCCGGGCCGCCTCCCTGGCCCGCCGCGACGCGGTGCTCTCGCACACCGGCAACGGCGTGTACGCCGCGATGTGGGCGGCCGCCACCATCGCGGCGGCCTTCACCGCGCCCGGCCCCCGCCAGGCCGTCGAGGCCGGCCTGGCCATCGTCCCGGCGGGCAGCAGGTTCGCGCGTACGGTCCGCCAGGTGCTGGCCCTGCACGCCGCCGGACTCGACTGGGAGACCACCCTGGCCGAGGTGGAGGCCGCCACCGCCGGACTCGGCTGGATCCACGCCGTGCCCAACGCCGGCGTCCTCACCGCCGGACTCCTCTACGGGGACGGCGACTTCACCCGCACGATCGCCCTCACCGTGCGCGGCGGCCTCGACACCGACTCCAACGGCGCCACCGCCGGATCCGTCGCGGGCGTGCTCAACGGCGCCGCCCGCATCCCGCGGCAGTGGACCGATCCGCTCGCCGACCTGGTGCGCAGCGCCGTCGCCGGCTTCGACGGCGCCTCGATCCGCGAGCTGGCCGCCCGTACGGAACGGATGGCGGCGGTACCGGACACTCCAGGGGGTGTCTGA
- a CDS encoding BCCT family transporter, with translation MSTDSLDQPPPATPAGDPGEGAPDHAVVGIGIAAVLAVVAWAAFSKSSFDTASSTALAWVLDNFAWLFVIAADVFLVMCVVLAISRYGRIRLGADDSEPEFTTSAWIAMMFSAGMGIGLMFYGVGEPLQHFLAPPPASGAAPGTGDAARTALAYSFFHWTLTPWAIYGIVGLALAYATFRKRRGNRLSSAFVPLMGARRADGWQGRAIDLLAVFATVFGTATSLGLGTLQVAEGLGITAGVDDSKAVELIIIAALSAAFVLSAFSGLHKGVKWLSTINIVLAGALMTFVFVLGPTVYILDVIPASIGGYLDQLVPMATRTGAFTDAAWLGAWTIFYWAWWLSWAPFVGTFIARISRGRTIREFLIGVLLVPSGATVVWFCVMGGTAIRLESTGAADLASKVKDGAEASLFAMLDALPLGTATSWVAMVLVMTYFVTSADSASLVMGSLTSRGSLHPPTWLVVTWGVLMAAVAAVLLVAGGLKSLQTATILVALPFVIVMLVLCWALVKELREDPGAGPARHHALHGMRDAVKAMVGDALTEQGQARHPRLRRVADARRDGDEPGGTPAP, from the coding sequence ATGAGTACGGATTCGCTGGACCAGCCACCACCGGCCACCCCGGCCGGCGACCCCGGGGAGGGCGCGCCCGACCACGCCGTGGTCGGGATCGGAATCGCCGCTGTGCTCGCGGTCGTCGCCTGGGCGGCCTTCTCCAAGAGCTCGTTCGACACGGCGTCGAGCACCGCCCTGGCCTGGGTGCTGGACAACTTCGCCTGGTTGTTCGTGATCGCCGCCGACGTCTTCCTCGTGATGTGCGTGGTCCTCGCCATCAGCAGGTACGGGCGGATCCGGCTGGGCGCCGACGACTCCGAGCCCGAGTTCACCACCTCGGCGTGGATCGCCATGATGTTCAGCGCCGGCATGGGCATCGGCCTGATGTTCTACGGCGTCGGCGAGCCGCTCCAGCACTTCCTCGCCCCGCCGCCCGCGAGCGGCGCCGCACCGGGCACCGGCGACGCCGCCCGTACGGCCCTCGCCTACTCGTTCTTCCACTGGACCCTCACCCCGTGGGCGATCTACGGCATCGTCGGGCTGGCCCTCGCCTACGCGACCTTCCGCAAGCGCCGCGGCAACCGGCTCAGCTCCGCCTTCGTGCCCCTGATGGGCGCCCGCCGGGCCGACGGCTGGCAGGGCAGGGCCATCGACCTCCTCGCCGTCTTCGCCACCGTCTTCGGCACCGCGACCAGCCTGGGCCTGGGCACCCTCCAGGTCGCCGAGGGCCTCGGCATCACCGCCGGAGTCGACGACTCGAAGGCCGTCGAGCTGATCATCATCGCGGCGCTCTCCGCCGCCTTCGTGCTCTCCGCCTTCTCCGGCCTCCACAAGGGCGTGAAGTGGCTGTCCACGATCAACATCGTGCTGGCCGGCGCCCTCATGACCTTCGTCTTCGTCCTCGGCCCGACCGTCTACATCCTGGACGTGATCCCCGCCAGCATCGGCGGCTACCTCGACCAGCTGGTGCCCATGGCCACCCGCACCGGAGCCTTCACCGACGCCGCCTGGCTCGGCGCGTGGACCATCTTCTACTGGGCCTGGTGGCTGTCCTGGGCCCCCTTCGTCGGCACCTTCATCGCCCGCATCTCCCGCGGCCGCACCATCCGCGAATTCCTCATCGGCGTGCTGCTCGTCCCCAGCGGCGCCACCGTCGTCTGGTTCTGCGTGATGGGCGGCACCGCGATCCGCCTCGAATCCACCGGCGCCGCCGACCTCGCGTCCAAGGTCAAGGACGGCGCCGAGGCCTCCCTCTTCGCGATGCTCGACGCACTCCCGCTGGGCACCGCCACCTCCTGGGTCGCGATGGTCCTGGTCATGACCTACTTCGTGACCAGCGCCGACTCCGCCTCGCTGGTCATGGGCTCGCTCACCAGCCGCGGCTCCCTGCACCCGCCGACCTGGCTGGTGGTCACCTGGGGCGTGCTCATGGCGGCCGTCGCCGCCGTCCTCCTCGTCGCGGGCGGCCTCAAGTCCCTCCAGACCGCCACCATCCTCGTCGCCCTGCCCTTCGTCATCGTGATGCTGGTGCTCTGCTGGGCGCTGGTGAAGGAACTCCGCGAGGACCCCGGCGCCGGACCCGCCCGCCACCACGCCCTCCACGGCATGCGCGACGCCGTCAAGGCGATGGTCGGCGACGCCCTCACCGAACAGGGCCAGGCCCGCCACCCGCGGCTGCGCCGGGTCGCCGACGCCCGCCGCGACGGCGACGAGCCCGGCGGCACCCCCGCCCCATGA
- a CDS encoding glycerate kinase, whose product MTDGAVTEAARVLIAADKFKGSLTAVQVAERVTAGLKAAVPGVEVETLPVADGGDGTVAAAVAAGFERREVRVTGPLGEQVTAAFALRDGTAVVEMAEASGLQLLPRGVFAPLTSTTYGSGELLRAALDAGATSIVFGVGGSATTDGGAGMLAALGAVFLDAAGEPVGPGGGPLADLASADLSGLDPRFAGVELVLASDVDNPLTGPKGAPAVYGPQKGASPEDVATLDAALSHYVTVLEKAIGPKAAECALAPGAGGAGGIGYGALVGLGASFRPGIELMLDVLGFAPALERATLVITGEGSLDEQTLHGKAPAGVAAAARAAGKEVVAVCGRLALTEEALQAAGIRRAYPLTAIEPDTAKCIANAGPLLEQVARAIAADTL is encoded by the coding sequence GTGACGGACGGAGCAGTAACTGAGGCCGCGCGCGTACTCATCGCCGCGGACAAATTCAAGGGCTCGCTCACGGCCGTGCAGGTCGCGGAGCGGGTGACGGCCGGGCTGAAGGCCGCGGTCCCCGGCGTGGAGGTCGAGACCCTCCCCGTCGCGGACGGCGGCGACGGCACGGTCGCGGCCGCGGTGGCGGCCGGATTCGAGCGCCGGGAGGTACGGGTCACCGGGCCGCTCGGCGAGCAGGTCACGGCTGCCTTCGCCCTGCGCGACGGCACCGCGGTGGTGGAGATGGCGGAGGCGTCCGGCCTCCAGCTGCTCCCCCGGGGCGTGTTCGCCCCGCTGACGTCGACCACGTACGGCTCGGGCGAGCTGCTGCGGGCGGCGCTGGACGCGGGTGCCACGAGCATCGTCTTCGGGGTAGGCGGCAGTGCCACCACCGATGGCGGCGCGGGCATGCTGGCGGCGCTGGGTGCGGTGTTCCTGGACGCGGCCGGCGAGCCGGTGGGCCCCGGCGGCGGGCCGCTCGCGGACCTGGCCTCCGCGGACCTGTCCGGACTCGACCCGCGCTTCGCCGGGGTCGAGCTGGTGCTGGCGAGCGATGTCGACAATCCGCTGACCGGCCCGAAGGGCGCCCCGGCGGTGTACGGCCCGCAGAAGGGCGCCTCGCCCGAGGATGTGGCCACGCTCGACGCGGCGCTCTCGCACTACGTCACCGTGCTGGAGAAGGCCATCGGCCCCAAGGCGGCCGAGTGTGCGCTCGCCCCGGGCGCGGGCGGCGCGGGCGGCATCGGCTACGGCGCGCTGGTCGGCCTCGGCGCGAGTTTCCGCCCCGGCATCGAGCTGATGCTCGACGTGCTCGGCTTCGCGCCGGCGCTGGAGCGGGCCACCCTGGTCATCACCGGCGAGGGCTCGCTCGACGAGCAGACCCTGCACGGCAAGGCCCCTGCGGGCGTGGCCGCGGCCGCGCGCGCGGCGGGCAAGGAGGTCGTCGCGGTCTGCGGGCGCCTCGCCCTGACCGAGGAGGCCCTCCAGGCGGCCGGCATCCGCCGCGCCTACCCGCTCACCGCGATCGAGCCGGACACGGCGAAGTGCATCGCGAACGCGGGCCCGCTGCTGGAGCAGGTCGCCCGCGCGATCGCCGCCGACACGCTCTGA